Genomic DNA from Oscillatoria salina IIICB1:
AAATTAAAGTTTATGAAGTTGGCGAAGTCGAACGTCATTCGCATATTCCTGGCGAAATTCTCAAGCTTTTACAATTTATCGATCGCCCTCACTCACCAGATAATTTAAAAGCTGCTTTAGAAGTTCTCCAAAACCGCAATCTGATTCCTACTCAAGACTTAAACGAACTGGCTACTTTCCCAGAACAATTTTTGTATCCTTCTCCCTTAGATCCCCCGCAAAAAAATAAAGTAAAAAAAGCACGAGAACTCGCTTGTCATCTCCTCAATGCTCGTTTAGAGTTACCCGATTTTCAGTTAATTTCTTTTCTGGGAATGACTTTAAATTACACGGGTTCGGAACTGGCTACCGTGCAAAAGTTAGCTGAACGAGTAGCAAGACAAACTTTTAATAATTCTTCCTTAAAATCTACCCTTGACGCTTTACAAGAAATTGTCAATTCCGAACGTTTTGAAGGGGTAGAAGAAGATTCTGACGATCGCTACACTGCTCCCGGTCAATTAACAATTATCACGATGCACAAAGCTAAGGGACTCGATTGGGATTATGTTTTTCTCCCATTTTTACATGAAGATACAATTCCTGGTAAGCCTTGGGTTCCCACGGGAGCGAAGTTTTTAGGCGATTTTACTTTAGCAGAAGTTGCTCGCGTACAAATTCGTATGGCGATTCACTCTCAGTATCGGGGTTTACCTGTTCCTAATTTACCCCAACCTCTAGATGCTTGGTCAGAAGCAGCTAAGTTGAAAAAAGCAGAAGAGTTTCGCTTGCTTTACGTCGCAATGACTAGAGCAAAACGTTTATTATGGATTTCAGCAGCGAAAAAAGCTCCTTTTACTTGGAATACTTTTGTTGGCGATCGCACTGATAATTTACATCTTAAAAAGCCTTGTCCGATTATTTTCGCTCTCCAAGCTTTATTAACGCGATCGCGCTGAAAACTCCAACTCCCAATCGCTAAGATAATAATCGCACAAGTAAGATCGCGATCGCTATGAATTCAAGTTCTGTTTTAGGTAGGAAAAATCATCACTCTGGGGAGTCTCACTCAGATTCGAGTAAATTTAATTGGACAATAGAAGATAGCGAGAAACTCTATCGCATCGCTAGTTGGGGAGAACCTTATTTTTCGATTAATGCTGCGGGTCATGTTACTGTTTCTCCTCAAGGCGATCGCGGTGGTTCTCTGGATTTGTTAGAGTTGGTGGAAGCGTTGAAATTGCGTAATGTGGGGCTACCGTTACTAATTCGTTTTTCCGATATTCTCGCCGATCGCATTGAACGTTTGCACGCTTGTTTTGCTAAGGCGATCGCCCGTTATAATTATCCGGGTACTTATCGTGGCGTGTATCCGGTCAAATGTAACCAGCATCGCCATTTACTCGAAGCTTTGGTCGAATTTGGCAAACCGTATCAATTTGGCGTTGAAGCGGGTTCTAAGCCCGAATTAGCGATCGCTTTAGCGACTCTGGAACCTGTCTCTAATTATCTGGATAACTCACCTAATACTTTACTGATTTGCAACGGCTACAAAGACCGAGAATACATCGAAACGGCATTATTAGCGACGCGGTTGGGACACTTCCCAGTAATTGTCATCGAACAGTTAGAAGAATTACCCCTAGTGATTGACATAGCCCAAAAATTATGTATCAATCCAGTATTAGGCGTGAGAGCGAAACTGAGTACCCAAGGGACAGGTAGATGGGGAAAATCTAGTGGCGATCGCGCTAAATTTGGTTTAACGATTCCCCAAATTTTGTCAGTTGTCAATCAACTCGCAGCCGCCGAAATGTTAAACTGCTTGCAATTACTACACTTTCACATCGGTTCGCAAATTTCCAACATCAGCGTCATCAAAGATGCAATTCGCGAAGCAAGTCAAATTTACGTCCAACTAACAAAATTAGGCGCAAAAATGCAATATCTTGATGTTGGTGGTGGATTAGGAGTTGACTACGACGGCTCAAAAACCAACTTCCACGCCTCAAAAAACTACAATATGCAAAACTACGCTAACGATATTGTCGCCGAAGTCAAAGAAGCTTGTGAAGAAACACAAATAGCCGCACCTGTGTTAATAAGTGAAAGTGGAAGAGCGATCGCATCTCATCAATCTGTACTTATTTTCGATGTTCTCGGTACCAATGACGTACCCTCTCAACCACCGCAACCCATCGCAGAAAAAGAACATCTCATCATTCGCAATCTTTGGGAAACCTACACCGCAATTAACTCAGAAAACTACCAAGAAGCTTATCACGACGCAATTCAATTCAAAGAAGAAGCCATCAGCCTATTTAATTTCGGCTATCTGAGTTTAGCAGAACGAGCCAGGGCAGAACAGTTATACTGGGCTTGTTGTCAGCAAATTCTCGAAATCAGTCGTCAACAAGAATACGTTCCCGACGACTTGGAAGACCTAGAAAAAATTATGGCATCAATTTACTACATTAACCTTTCCGTCTTCCAATCCGCACCCGATACCTGGGCGATCGATCAACTCTTTCCCATCATGCCCATTCATCGACTCAATGAAGAACCTACCCAAAGAGGGATTTTAGCAGACCTTACTTGCGATAGCGACGGCAAAATCGACCAATTTATCGACCTTCGAGACATCAAAGACATTTTAGAACTGCATCCGCTTGTCAATAAATCCGAGACAAAACCAGAAACAGTTTCAGCTTCTCCCTCTAAACAACCTTACTACCTCGGAATGTTTCTTGTCGGCGCATACCAAGAAATCATGGGTAACTTACACAACCTCTTTGGTGATACCAACGCCGTTCATATCAGTATGACACCCAAAGGATATCAAATCGAGCATCTTGTCAAGGGAGATACAGTTGCAGAAGTCTTAGGCTACGTTCAATATAACGCCGAAGACCTATTAGAGCGAATTCGTCGCCGAACCGAACAAGCTTTACAAGAAAATCGGATTACAATTGCAGAATCCCAGCGTTTGCTACAAAACTACGAACGCAGTTTAAATAACTACACTTATCTTAGTTCTTAGGGGACTGGGGACTGGGTTCAGTTATCAGTGAACAGTTATCAGTTACCAGTGAACAGTTTATCTCCTAATTCCTCCTTGTCTCCCTTGTCCTCCCTCCCTCTTCCCAATCCCTAATTCCTAATCCCCAGTCACCAGTCCCCATGATTAGCATTTTTGTCCGAGGGGAAGGTAAAGTAGGTAACAGCATTTAGTCAAAAAAGGGGTAGATATGGCTTTCAATGTTACATACAACGGTTTTACTCCGGAAGCCCAAACTGCTTTTCAATTTGCTGTTGATGTCTGGAATGAACTTATCGACACTCCTATCCCAGTTAACATCGAAGCTAACTGGACATCTCTAGGAGGCGCTCTCGGTGCAGCAAATCCTACTACAGTACATCTTAACTTTCCGAATACCCCACAGGCGAATATTGTCTATCCTGTGGCGTTAGCTAACCAGTTCGCTAAGAGCGATATTAATGGTACAACTGCGGAAATTCAAGCTAATTTTGACAAAAATGCGAATTGGTATTTGGGGACTGATGGAAATTCTAACTCAAATCAATTTGATTTTGTGACTATTGTTATCCACGAACTTGCTCACAGTCTCGGATTTAGCGATACTTTAGAATACAGCCAAGGTGAAGGAAGGTGGTTGAATTTTCGACCTTTTGTTTTCGATCCTTTTGTGGTCAATGGTTCTCAAGAAAAGTTAATTGATACTAATTTATTTCCTAATCCTTCATCACAATTGGGTTCACAATTGGTAAGCGATGATGTATTTTTTAACGGATTTTATGCAGTAAATAATAATAACGGTTTACCTGTTAAGTTATATGCACCGACGATTTGGGAAGAAGGTTCGAGTATCGGACATTTAGATGAAAATACTTTCCCTACAGGTACTCCGGATGCTTTGATGACTCCTTTTGTTGCTCCGGGAGAAGTAATTCATCAACCGAGTCCGCTTACTTTAGCTATTTTAAAAGATTTGGGTTGGAAAATAAATTTACCGGAGTTAACTCTGGGGAATGTTGTTTTTCGTGAGGGAGAAGATAATCCTGATTTTGCGGAGTTTACGGTCAATCTTTCTCAATCTAGCACTGAAGAGGTGACGGTAGAATACGCTACGGTTGATAATACGGCGATCGCTGGTACTGATTACACTAACACGAGTGGTACTTTAGTTTTCAATCCGGGTGAAATTAGAAAAATTATTGCTGTCGAAGTTGATGCAGAAGCTTTCACAGCAAATAAAAGCTTTAGTCTCAATCTTAGCAGTCCTAGTAATGCACTAATTGGGAATTATCAAACTCAGGCTAGCATAAGCGATCGCCCAACACCAAATACCGATTCCGATCTTTTAATCTCGATCGCTGATATTATTGTTACTGAGGGTAATAATGGCGTTACTAGTGCTAATTTTACGGTTAGTTTAAATCTTCCTAGTGAGGAAACTGTCACTGTTGCTTATACTACTGCTGATGATACCGCGACGACACAAGACAATGATTATCTCCCCACAAGAGGAAATCTGACTTTTAATCCGGGTGAAACTAGCAAAATTATTGCGGTGGAAGTAACGGGAGATACGGTAAGTGAAAGTAATGAAACTTTTAAAGTCGATCTGAATAATCCGAGTAATGCTAATCTAGGTAAAGAAACGGCGATCGCTACTATCTCAGATGATGATAACACTCCTCGTCTGGCTGTGAGCGATGTGCAAGTTACGGAAGGAGATAGCAATTCTACTGCGGAATTTACCCTGAATCTTTCTACAGCTAGCACTGAACCTGTAAGAGTAGAATACGCTACTGCTGACGATACTGCTACTGCTAATAATGACTATCTTGCTGTTAGAGATACTTTAATTTTTGCTCCTGGTGAAACTAGCAAAACTGTAGCGGTAGAAATTGTTAACGATACTCAGCAAGAAACTAGTGAAACTTTTAACTTGAATATCCTTAGTTTCACTAATTCTTTACTGGCAGATCGTCAAGGAATTGCGACGATTACTGATGATGACGAAGGAA
This window encodes:
- the speA gene encoding biosynthetic arginine decarboxylase, coding for MNSSSVLGRKNHHSGESHSDSSKFNWTIEDSEKLYRIASWGEPYFSINAAGHVTVSPQGDRGGSLDLLELVEALKLRNVGLPLLIRFSDILADRIERLHACFAKAIARYNYPGTYRGVYPVKCNQHRHLLEALVEFGKPYQFGVEAGSKPELAIALATLEPVSNYLDNSPNTLLICNGYKDREYIETALLATRLGHFPVIVIEQLEELPLVIDIAQKLCINPVLGVRAKLSTQGTGRWGKSSGDRAKFGLTIPQILSVVNQLAAAEMLNCLQLLHFHIGSQISNISVIKDAIREASQIYVQLTKLGAKMQYLDVGGGLGVDYDGSKTNFHASKNYNMQNYANDIVAEVKEACEETQIAAPVLISESGRAIASHQSVLIFDVLGTNDVPSQPPQPIAEKEHLIIRNLWETYTAINSENYQEAYHDAIQFKEEAISLFNFGYLSLAERARAEQLYWACCQQILEISRQQEYVPDDLEDLEKIMASIYYINLSVFQSAPDTWAIDQLFPIMPIHRLNEEPTQRGILADLTCDSDGKIDQFIDLRDIKDILELHPLVNKSETKPETVSASPSKQPYYLGMFLVGAYQEIMGNLHNLFGDTNAVHISMTPKGYQIEHLVKGDTVAEVLGYVQYNAEDLLERIRRRTEQALQENRITIAESQRLLQNYERSLNNYTYLSS